In Mycobacterium gallinarum, a single window of DNA contains:
- a CDS encoding copper chaperone PCu(A)C, which produces MSDIRIRVWVAAFAVCALLGTGCSASPGDRRELMASTITVENQWASSAATGMAGMAAVFGTFSNSGDHDARIVSGESRLAGRVEVHEVVPDASGAMTMRPKADGLTVPAGGSRELIPGGDHLMLMDLKAPLQPGADVTLTVVFEDGSTLPVTAQIRDFAGADEEYTPGGTGSGGGHH; this is translated from the coding sequence ATGTCTGACATAAGAATCCGGGTGTGGGTCGCGGCTTTCGCCGTCTGCGCGTTGCTCGGCACCGGCTGTTCGGCCTCCCCGGGCGACCGCAGGGAGCTGATGGCGTCCACCATTACCGTCGAGAATCAGTGGGCGAGCTCGGCAGCGACGGGGATGGCCGGGATGGCTGCGGTGTTCGGCACGTTCTCCAACTCCGGCGACCACGACGCCCGCATCGTGTCCGGTGAATCGCGGCTTGCCGGACGGGTCGAGGTGCACGAGGTCGTCCCGGATGCATCGGGGGCAATGACGATGCGTCCCAAGGCGGATGGCCTGACGGTACCGGCGGGTGGCTCTCGCGAACTGATCCCCGGTGGTGACCACCTGATGCTGATGGATCTCAAGGCACCGCTGCAGCCAGGTGCCGACGTGACGCTGACCGTCGTCTTCGAGGACGGCTCGACCCTTCCGGTGACTGCGCAGATCCGCGACTTCGCGGGCGCCGACGAGGAATACACACCGGGCGGCACCGGTTCCGGCGGAGGGCATCACTAG
- a CDS encoding SixA phosphatase family protein encodes MSDSYRTLLLLRHAKSDYPAGVADHERPLAPRGIREAALAGDWLRAHAPAVDAVLCSTATRTRQTLEQTRIDAPTEFVDRLYDATPGVVIDEINGVASRFDHEVNTLLVIGHEPTMSAVSLGLATADGSNSTAAERISEKFPTSSVAVLRTGQGWDQLALNGATLVTFHVPR; translated from the coding sequence GTGAGCGACTCCTATCGCACGCTGTTGCTGCTTCGTCACGCCAAGTCGGACTACCCGGCGGGAGTGGCAGATCACGAACGTCCGCTGGCACCGCGCGGTATCCGGGAGGCCGCGCTCGCCGGTGACTGGCTGCGAGCGCACGCGCCCGCGGTGGACGCGGTGCTGTGCTCGACGGCCACTCGCACCCGGCAGACGCTGGAGCAGACCCGCATCGACGCGCCGACGGAGTTCGTCGACCGCCTCTACGACGCGACGCCCGGCGTGGTGATCGACGAGATCAACGGGGTCGCCTCACGGTTCGACCACGAGGTGAACACGCTGCTGGTCATCGGGCACGAGCCGACGATGTCCGCGGTGTCACTCGGATTGGCCACCGCTGACGGCAGCAACAGCACTGCGGCCGAACGCATCTCCGAGAAGTTCCCGACGTCCTCGGTCGCGGTGTTGCGAACCGGCCAGGGCTGGGATCAGCTGGCGCTCAACGGTGCCACGCTCGTCACCTTCCACGTGCCTCGGTGA
- a CDS encoding DUF3558 domain-containing protein, with product MHGVTPRSRPGGDIRSTTRPARTSRNAKALAVAAAVMIPMFAACSDSEPTNPGEVPQSQAPSDNATHGPFFPECGGISDQEVISQTRVPGLVNTAKTSVGCQWLAGGSILGPHFSFTWFRGSPIGRERKTEELTRASVEDITIEGKNGFIATGDDPMLGTNLCEIGIQFDDDFIEWSISYNEQPFPDPCDVAKELTRQSIVNSK from the coding sequence GTGCATGGCGTGACTCCCCGGAGCCGCCCCGGCGGCGACATCAGATCCACGACGCGCCCGGCTCGGACGAGCCGAAACGCCAAAGCGCTGGCCGTGGCGGCCGCGGTGATGATCCCGATGTTTGCCGCATGCTCGGATTCCGAGCCGACGAACCCGGGGGAGGTGCCGCAGAGTCAGGCACCTTCGGACAACGCGACCCACGGCCCCTTCTTCCCTGAATGTGGGGGTATCAGCGACCAGGAGGTGATCTCGCAGACGCGGGTCCCGGGTCTGGTGAACACCGCGAAGACGTCGGTGGGGTGTCAGTGGCTTGCCGGCGGCAGCATCCTGGGCCCGCACTTCTCGTTCACCTGGTTCCGCGGCAGCCCCATCGGTCGTGAACGCAAGACCGAGGAGCTGACCCGAGCCAGTGTCGAGGACATCACCATCGAGGGAAAGAACGGCTTCATCGCCACCGGTGACGATCCGATGCTCGGAACCAACCTGTGCGAGATCGGCATCCAGTTCGATGACGACTTCATCGAATGGTCGATCAGCTACAACGAGCAGCCGTTCCCGGACCCGTGCGACGTCGCCAAGGAACTGACCCGCCAGTCGATTGTGAACTCCAAATGA
- a CDS encoding ABC transporter ATP-binding protein, giving the protein MARTIRGVGQAPTERSRDFKGSAIRLVKQLTPQRALAITVVLLGVAGIAIGVVGPRILGHATDLLFNGVIGRQLPAGLTKEQAIDAARARGDNTFADLLSGMNVEPGQGVDFAAVGRTLLLALCLYLVAALLVWVQARILNVVVQRTMVTLRSDVEDKLHRMPLSYFDSRQRGEVLSRVTNDVDNIQTSLSMTINSLLTSVLTVFAVLVMMLTISPLLTLLTVITVPLSLWATRVIARRSQRLFVAQWANTGRLNAHIEETYSGFTIVKTFGHRAQAQQQFGEFNDDVYQTSSEAQFFSGLVSPATVFIGNISYVAVAVVGGIQVATGQITLGSIQAFIQYVRQFNQPLTQVAGMYNTLQSGVASAERVFELLDTDEESPERAAMPPSPGGRPGRVEFRNVDFGYREGTPVIEDLSLTVEPGSTVAIVGPTGAGKTTLVNLLMRFYDVDSGQILLDGVDIATISRQSLRSRIGMVLQDTWLFSGTIYDNIAYGRPDAEEDEVIAAAKAAYVDRFVHHLPDGYQTWVRSDGGNISAGEKQLITIARATLSRPQLLVLDEATSSVDTRTELLIQQAMAELRRDRTSFIIAHRLSTIRDADVIVVLEAGRIVEQGNHAQLMAKRGAYWSMTQV; this is encoded by the coding sequence ATGGCACGCACCATCCGCGGCGTGGGACAGGCGCCGACCGAGCGGTCGCGGGACTTCAAGGGTTCGGCGATCAGATTGGTCAAGCAGCTGACGCCGCAGCGCGCGCTGGCCATCACGGTCGTGCTGCTCGGCGTCGCTGGCATCGCGATCGGTGTGGTCGGACCGCGCATTCTCGGACACGCCACCGACCTGTTGTTCAACGGCGTGATCGGCCGTCAGCTGCCCGCCGGCCTGACCAAAGAGCAGGCAATCGACGCGGCGCGCGCGCGTGGTGACAACACTTTCGCCGATTTGCTGTCCGGAATGAATGTCGAACCGGGCCAGGGCGTGGACTTCGCAGCCGTCGGCCGCACGCTGCTGTTGGCGCTGTGCCTGTACCTGGTCGCCGCGCTGTTGGTCTGGGTGCAGGCACGCATTCTGAACGTCGTCGTGCAGCGCACGATGGTCACCCTGCGATCCGACGTCGAGGACAAGCTGCACCGAATGCCGCTGTCGTACTTCGACTCCCGTCAGCGCGGCGAGGTACTCAGCCGCGTCACCAACGATGTCGACAACATCCAGACGTCGCTTTCGATGACGATCAACTCGCTGTTGACATCGGTGTTGACAGTCTTCGCGGTGCTGGTGATGATGCTGACGATCTCGCCGCTGCTGACGCTGCTCACGGTGATCACCGTGCCGTTGTCTCTGTGGGCGACCCGGGTGATCGCACGACGGTCTCAGCGGTTGTTCGTCGCACAGTGGGCCAACACCGGGCGGCTCAACGCGCACATCGAGGAGACGTACAGCGGGTTCACCATCGTCAAGACGTTCGGTCATCGCGCCCAGGCACAGCAACAGTTCGGCGAGTTCAACGACGACGTGTATCAGACCAGCTCTGAGGCGCAGTTCTTTTCGGGCCTGGTGTCGCCGGCGACGGTGTTCATCGGCAATATCAGCTACGTCGCGGTGGCCGTGGTCGGCGGCATTCAAGTCGCGACGGGTCAGATCACCCTCGGCAGTATCCAGGCGTTCATCCAGTATGTCCGCCAGTTCAACCAGCCGCTGACCCAGGTCGCCGGCATGTACAACACCCTGCAATCCGGAGTGGCCAGCGCGGAGCGGGTGTTCGAACTCCTTGATACCGACGAGGAATCCCCTGAGCGTGCGGCGATGCCGCCGTCGCCCGGGGGGCGCCCCGGCCGGGTCGAGTTCAGGAACGTCGACTTCGGCTACCGCGAAGGCACTCCCGTCATCGAGGACCTGTCACTGACCGTCGAACCGGGAAGCACTGTGGCGATCGTCGGGCCGACGGGCGCGGGCAAGACCACTCTGGTGAACCTGCTGATGCGGTTCTACGACGTCGATTCCGGCCAGATCCTGCTCGACGGCGTGGACATCGCCACCATCAGCCGTCAGTCACTGCGATCCCGCATCGGCATGGTGCTGCAGGACACCTGGCTGTTCAGCGGAACCATCTACGACAACATCGCCTACGGCAGACCCGATGCAGAAGAGGACGAGGTGATCGCGGCGGCGAAGGCCGCCTACGTCGACCGGTTCGTGCACCATCTGCCCGACGGCTATCAAACGTGGGTCAGGAGCGACGGCGGAAACATCAGCGCGGGCGAGAAACAGCTCATCACGATCGCGCGCGCCACGCTGTCCCGCCCGCAGCTGCTCGTCCTCGACGAGGCGACGAGTTCGGTCGACACCAGGACTGAATTGCTGATCCAGCAGGCAATGGCCGAATTGCGCCGGGACCGGACGAGTTTCATCATCGCGCACCGGCTTTCGACGATCCGCGACGCCGACGTCATCGTCGTCCTCGAAGCCGGTCGCATCGTTGAACAAGGCAACCACGCGCAGCTCATGGCTAAGCGTGGCGCTTATTGGTCTATGACGCAGGTGTAG
- a CDS encoding DUF3558 domain-containing protein, producing MRIGLSHQRRGAVRAAAVALTAVAVLAGCTSTVEGTATKSGSGDTPRNNDSERQYPNLQKECDVLTEDILAETVNADPLDIQSTFVGAVCRWQAANPTGLVDITRFWFEQGSLANEREVADQLEYQVESKSVAGIESIVMRPNDPNGACGVASDAAGVVGWWVNPQSPGSDACAMALKLMELTLATRA from the coding sequence ATGAGAATCGGACTCAGCCATCAACGCCGGGGTGCCGTGCGCGCTGCTGCCGTGGCGCTGACCGCGGTCGCCGTGCTCGCCGGGTGCACCAGCACCGTGGAGGGAACTGCGACCAAGTCGGGGTCCGGTGACACACCCCGGAACAACGACTCCGAACGGCAGTACCCGAACCTGCAGAAGGAGTGCGACGTCCTGACCGAGGACATCCTCGCCGAGACCGTCAACGCGGATCCCTTGGACATCCAGAGCACGTTCGTCGGCGCGGTGTGCCGCTGGCAGGCGGCCAACCCGACAGGACTGGTGGACATCACCCGTTTCTGGTTCGAGCAGGGCAGTCTGGCCAATGAACGCGAGGTCGCCGACCAACTCGAGTACCAGGTCGAGAGCAAGTCGGTGGCGGGTATCGAATCCATCGTGATGCGCCCGAACGATCCGAACGGCGCCTGCGGGGTCGCCAGCGATGCGGCAGGCGTGGTCGGCTGGTGGGTCAACCCGCAGAGCCCGGGCAGCGATGCCTGCGCGATGGCGCTCAAGCTGATGGAACTGACGCTGGCCACCCGCGCCTGA
- a CDS encoding PepSY-associated TM helix domain-containing protein gives MKPTVAKRGDAAVLRRIWRLHFWVALFAAPALVLLACSGLVILYTGPLNDWLHRDLYVVAEGPDTVSLDNQVDVAAQNVGADYTIDAVTPPAGAGQSTRVDFLSPGGLSLPAGEANLTQVFVDPYTGRYLGQRSELSGLVGWANQLHRLFGNDGPQVHLPSVGHLISPSAYPDATIPVGIGNLWMELTAVWILVLMATGIYLWWPRAIEATKPLLTIRWKRGGRIRWRDLHALTGVVIAVVLICYVLSGLTWSRYWGENWRAVSSTITPSIEVDAPSTPASMGDYDRLGRRIAWAATDDPVYVSAIHGSAPARLSFADVDRLAKGEHMVPGYAIIPPTDVTENGEMLYGSYTVVNAWPQRLSEQRTLYLNQFTGRTITNATAEHDGALSQATSFGIAMHMGTQFGVLTRILATVACLGVILSALTGLFMWWHRRPSGRSGLPGPVSDATRAGTPKRAAVAVSVAAVVLGILFPVFGLSLLVVLGVEAVLARRRRTREREVAGDTGDAEESKAYV, from the coding sequence ATGAAACCGACAGTCGCGAAGCGCGGCGATGCCGCCGTGCTGCGGCGCATCTGGCGTCTGCATTTCTGGGTGGCCCTGTTCGCCGCACCCGCTCTGGTGCTGCTTGCGTGTTCAGGGCTGGTGATCCTGTACACCGGGCCGCTCAACGATTGGCTGCACCGCGATCTGTATGTCGTTGCCGAAGGGCCCGACACCGTTTCGCTCGATAACCAGGTCGACGTCGCCGCGCAGAATGTCGGCGCGGACTACACGATCGACGCCGTCACACCGCCCGCGGGCGCGGGCCAGTCGACACGGGTCGACTTCCTGTCGCCGGGAGGCCTATCGCTGCCTGCTGGGGAAGCCAACCTCACCCAGGTCTTCGTGGATCCGTACACCGGGCGATATCTGGGCCAGCGCAGTGAGCTGTCCGGCCTCGTCGGGTGGGCAAATCAGCTGCACCGCCTGTTCGGCAACGACGGGCCCCAGGTCCACCTGCCATCGGTCGGACACCTGATCTCGCCGTCGGCCTATCCCGACGCGACGATTCCGGTCGGGATCGGAAACCTGTGGATGGAGCTGACGGCGGTCTGGATCCTCGTCCTGATGGCCACGGGGATTTACCTGTGGTGGCCGAGGGCGATCGAGGCGACGAAGCCGCTGCTGACGATCCGCTGGAAACGCGGCGGCCGCATCCGGTGGCGCGATCTGCATGCGCTCACCGGTGTGGTGATCGCGGTCGTCCTCATCTGTTATGTGCTCTCCGGACTGACGTGGTCACGGTATTGGGGCGAGAATTGGCGGGCGGTTTCTTCCACGATCACGCCGTCGATCGAAGTAGACGCTCCCTCGACGCCGGCGTCCATGGGCGATTACGACCGCCTGGGCCGACGCATCGCCTGGGCGGCCACCGACGATCCGGTGTACGTATCGGCTATCCACGGGTCGGCGCCCGCGCGCCTCTCGTTCGCCGACGTCGATCGGCTTGCCAAGGGCGAGCACATGGTTCCGGGCTACGCGATCATCCCGCCGACGGACGTCACCGAGAACGGGGAAATGCTGTACGGCAGCTACACGGTCGTCAACGCGTGGCCGCAAAGGCTTTCGGAGCAGCGCACGTTGTACCTCAACCAGTTCACCGGGCGGACGATCACCAACGCCACCGCGGAACATGACGGGGCGCTATCCCAGGCGACCAGCTTCGGTATTGCGATGCACATGGGCACTCAGTTCGGAGTGCTGACGCGGATCCTGGCGACAGTCGCGTGCCTCGGGGTGATCCTGAGCGCGTTGACCGGACTGTTCATGTGGTGGCATCGCCGCCCCTCGGGCCGCAGCGGATTGCCGGGTCCGGTCAGCGATGCGACCCGCGCCGGTACACCCAAACGTGCGGCGGTCGCGGTGTCCGTCGCCGCGGTCGTTCTCGGGATCTTGTTCCCGGTGTTCGGGCTGTCGCTGCTCGTCGTACTCGGGGTGGAAGCCGTTCTCGCCAGGCGGCGCCGAACCCGCGAACGCGAGGTGGCCGGCGACACCGGCGACGCTGAGGAGTCGAAGGCATATGTCTGA
- a CDS encoding ABC transporter ATP-binding protein, whose protein sequence is MLWALLRQYARPYRWLLASVALLQLISTLASLYLPTVNASIIDDGVAKGDLPIIVELGGVMLAVTALQVLCAIGAVYFGSRAGSGFGRDLRSSIFHHVTGFSAEETARFGAASLLTRSTNDVQQIQLLVQLTCTMLITAPIMSIGGIFMAIHQDAGLSWLLLVSVPILAAANYWVVSHLLPIFRRMQRLIDGINRVMREQLSGIRVIRAFTRETFERKRFAEANEAVAEAALEAGRWQALMLPSTTLVINISSVALIWFGGLRIDAGQMQVGSLIAFLAYFMQILMAVLLATFILVLIPRASVCAERIGEVLSTEPQITSPPDPVRPAAIEGEIRLDGASFSYPGAERPVLQDISFTARPGTTTAIVGSTGSGKSTLISLICRLYDVTAGSVRVDGIDVREFDLEQLWAAIGVVPQRGYLFSGTVADNLQVGAAPGTVATEDDMWHALEVAAADDFVRAHPDGLDMRVAQGGINFSGGQRQRLAIARAVIRRPAVYLFDDAFSALDVRTDAQVRAALRQESAGSTVVIVSQRISTISQADQIIVIDNGRILGVGSHDTLLTDCPEYAEFADSQVVGAP, encoded by the coding sequence ATGTTGTGGGCGCTGCTGCGACAGTACGCGCGGCCATATCGGTGGCTGCTTGCGTCCGTGGCGCTGCTTCAGTTGATCAGCACCCTGGCATCGCTGTACCTGCCGACGGTGAACGCCTCGATCATCGACGACGGAGTCGCCAAGGGCGATCTGCCGATCATCGTCGAGCTCGGCGGCGTGATGCTCGCGGTCACCGCACTGCAGGTGCTGTGCGCGATCGGCGCGGTGTACTTCGGGTCGCGGGCGGGCTCGGGATTCGGTCGCGACCTCCGATCGTCGATCTTTCACCACGTCACCGGGTTCTCGGCCGAGGAGACCGCACGGTTTGGTGCGGCGTCATTGCTCACCAGGAGCACAAACGACGTCCAGCAGATCCAGCTGCTCGTGCAACTGACCTGCACCATGCTGATCACCGCGCCGATCATGTCGATCGGCGGGATCTTCATGGCCATACATCAGGACGCGGGACTGTCCTGGCTGCTTCTGGTCAGTGTGCCGATCCTGGCTGCCGCCAACTACTGGGTGGTGTCGCACCTGCTGCCGATCTTCCGGCGCATGCAACGACTCATCGACGGCATCAACCGGGTCATGCGTGAACAGCTTTCCGGCATCCGGGTGATTCGCGCCTTCACGCGGGAAACGTTCGAGCGCAAGCGATTCGCGGAAGCGAACGAGGCCGTCGCCGAAGCGGCACTAGAGGCAGGCCGCTGGCAGGCACTGATGCTGCCGTCGACGACACTCGTCATCAACATCTCCAGCGTCGCGCTGATCTGGTTCGGCGGTCTGCGCATCGACGCCGGCCAGATGCAGGTCGGTTCGCTGATCGCGTTCCTGGCCTATTTCATGCAGATCCTGATGGCGGTACTGCTGGCGACATTCATCCTGGTCCTCATCCCCCGCGCGTCGGTGTGCGCCGAGCGCATCGGGGAGGTGTTGTCGACCGAACCCCAGATCACCAGCCCGCCGGACCCCGTGCGGCCCGCGGCCATCGAGGGCGAGATCCGTTTGGATGGCGCCTCTTTCAGCTATCCCGGCGCCGAGCGCCCGGTACTGCAGGATATTTCGTTCACCGCACGGCCGGGGACGACGACGGCGATCGTCGGATCGACCGGTTCGGGCAAGTCGACGTTGATTTCGTTGATCTGCCGCCTGTATGACGTGACAGCCGGCTCGGTGCGCGTGGACGGCATCGACGTGCGCGAGTTCGATCTCGAACAGTTGTGGGCAGCGATCGGTGTGGTGCCCCAGCGGGGCTATCTGTTCTCCGGAACCGTCGCAGACAACCTTCAGGTCGGCGCGGCCCCTGGAACCGTGGCGACCGAGGACGACATGTGGCACGCGCTGGAGGTGGCGGCTGCCGACGACTTCGTACGCGCCCACCCCGACGGGCTGGACATGCGTGTCGCGCAGGGGGGCATCAACTTCTCCGGCGGACAGCGTCAGCGGTTGGCGATCGCGCGCGCGGTGATCCGCCGTCCCGCGGTCTACCTGTTCGACGACGCATTCTCCGCGCTCGATGTCCGAACCGACGCACAGGTGCGAGCCGCACTTCGGCAGGAGTCGGCCGGTTCCACGGTTGTGATTGTTTCCCAGCGTATTTCGACAATCTCCCAGGCCGATCAGATCATCGTCATCGACAACGGGCGGATCCTCGGCGTGGGTAGCCACGACACTCTGCTGACGGATTGTCCGGAGTATGCGGAGTTCGCCGACTCACAGGTGGTGGGTGCGCCTTGA
- a CDS encoding molybdopterin-containing oxidoreductase family protein yields MTTTSKSTTAYTFCRYCSAACGLEVTVEDNRVIKISPDKQNPHSWHDFCAKGRTANQLVEHPRRIVAPMRRIGAGEYVEASWDEAIADIAARMTALIDADGPDSIGLYYGNPTGYSSSNVLFMIAWLDAVGTQNRYAVGSVDQNALHVVAEAMYGSMLMAPVSDVDNCDYFLLVGANPAVSAWNWLETVPGGWQRALERQRQGAQIVVVDPLRTETADKADVHLAVRPGQDWALLLAMVKVILDERLEHEGDCRDLATGVDELRALVTDADLDDLAVRCDVPRAVIEQVARNFATAKRAMVVTRTGVSLHVTGTIGEWLGHVLNVITGRMDRPGGRRFEPGYVDALKLSGMAKPPAHKSRLRGTDLVAGAHALAELPDEITTPGPGQIRAMVINCGNPVVSGPHGAKLDAALAQLDLLVAIDLVQRESHRHAHWLLPAAHWLERDDLLALTSNLHDEPYVQYGRAVVDPPPGAREEWRIFVDLAIAMRKPLFGAKGMNGFVRVTRALARLTRRPGLEFTPAWLNRLLVATSRKVNGRRVSWRDLMANPHGMVLGPREFGHFRSALRTEDKMVHAAPPEFVARARELLAEPAPHAPAGYPFQLSNRRNRHSMNSWLNELPGLHPSGKRNDVVINPEDAVGLGIADGDAVRVFSPVGQIELTASVSDRPRRGVLIVDHGWGSRIFDPRGGADPVSYGANRNLLIDDVSVDPLSQTSALSSGYVGVERV; encoded by the coding sequence ATGACCACGACATCGAAAAGTACGACGGCGTACACCTTCTGCAGATACTGTTCGGCAGCCTGCGGTCTCGAGGTCACCGTCGAGGACAACAGGGTGATCAAGATTTCACCGGACAAGCAGAACCCGCACAGTTGGCATGACTTCTGCGCCAAGGGCAGGACGGCCAATCAGCTCGTCGAGCACCCGCGCAGGATCGTGGCGCCGATGCGTCGGATCGGGGCCGGCGAGTATGTCGAAGCCAGCTGGGACGAGGCGATCGCCGACATCGCGGCGCGGATGACGGCCCTGATCGACGCCGACGGTCCCGATTCGATCGGCCTCTATTACGGGAACCCGACTGGCTACTCGTCGTCGAACGTGCTGTTCATGATCGCGTGGTTGGATGCCGTCGGCACCCAGAACCGGTACGCCGTCGGTTCGGTGGACCAGAACGCGTTGCACGTCGTCGCCGAGGCGATGTACGGATCGATGCTGATGGCGCCGGTATCCGACGTCGACAACTGCGACTACTTCCTGCTGGTCGGCGCCAATCCGGCGGTCAGCGCGTGGAACTGGCTGGAAACCGTGCCCGGCGGCTGGCAGCGCGCACTGGAGCGACAGCGCCAAGGTGCGCAGATCGTCGTCGTCGATCCTCTGCGGACCGAGACCGCGGACAAGGCGGATGTGCATCTGGCGGTGCGACCCGGACAGGACTGGGCACTGCTGCTCGCCATGGTCAAGGTCATCCTCGACGAGCGGCTCGAACACGAGGGCGACTGCCGCGATCTCGCCACCGGGGTGGACGAGCTTCGCGCGCTCGTCACCGACGCGGACCTCGATGATCTGGCCGTGCGGTGTGACGTCCCGCGCGCGGTCATCGAGCAAGTGGCAAGGAATTTCGCGACCGCCAAGCGCGCGATGGTCGTCACCCGCACCGGAGTTTCACTGCATGTGACCGGCACGATCGGCGAGTGGCTGGGCCACGTGCTGAACGTCATCACGGGTCGCATGGACCGGCCGGGCGGGCGCCGGTTCGAACCCGGCTATGTCGATGCGCTGAAGCTGTCCGGTATGGCGAAACCGCCGGCACACAAGAGTCGGCTCAGGGGCACCGATCTGGTCGCGGGTGCCCACGCGCTGGCGGAACTGCCCGATGAGATCACCACACCGGGGCCCGGACAGATTCGCGCGATGGTGATCAACTGCGGCAATCCCGTGGTGTCCGGGCCGCACGGCGCCAAGTTGGACGCCGCACTCGCGCAGCTGGATCTGTTGGTCGCGATTGACTTGGTACAGCGTGAAAGTCACCGTCACGCACACTGGTTGCTGCCTGCCGCGCACTGGCTGGAACGCGACGACCTGCTGGCCCTGACCAGCAACCTGCACGACGAGCCGTACGTGCAGTACGGACGGGCGGTCGTCGATCCACCGCCGGGGGCCCGTGAAGAGTGGCGCATCTTCGTCGATCTCGCGATCGCGATGCGCAAGCCGCTCTTCGGCGCCAAAGGGATGAACGGTTTCGTGCGGGTCACCCGCGCTCTTGCCAGGCTGACCCGCAGGCCCGGCCTCGAGTTCACCCCGGCGTGGTTGAATCGCCTGCTCGTCGCGACCAGCCGAAAGGTCAACGGGCGCAGGGTGAGTTGGCGTGATCTGATGGCGAATCCGCATGGAATGGTGCTGGGCCCACGCGAGTTCGGTCATTTTCGCAGCGCGTTGCGCACCGAGGACAAGATGGTGCACGCCGCACCGCCGGAGTTCGTGGCCCGCGCGCGCGAACTGCTCGCCGAACCCGCGCCGCACGCCCCAGCCGGGTACCCGTTCCAGTTGTCGAACCGTCGCAACCGGCACTCGATGAACTCCTGGCTCAACGAGCTTCCCGGCCTGCACCCCTCGGGTAAGCGCAATGACGTGGTGATCAACCCCGAGGACGCGGTTGGGCTGGGAATCGCCGACGGAGACGCGGTGCGCGTCTTCTCCCCCGTCGGACAGATCGAGCTGACCGCTTCCGTCAGCGATCGTCCCCGTCGCGGGGTGCTGATAGTCGACCACGGCTGGGGCTCAAGGATCTTCGACCCGCGCGGCGGCGCCGATCCGGTTTCCTACGGCGCCAACCGCAACCTGCTCATCGACGACGTGTCCGTCGACCCGCTGTCCCAGACCTCGGCGTTGAGCTCGGGGTATGTGGGTGTCGAGCGGGTCTAG
- a CDS encoding AIM24 family protein, translated as MTGPNNGSWRPDPEGRYEHRWWDGQQWTDQVSHQGQVVRAPLGAPPAGPAPQHQPGPPQAAVMGGQPAGDGFSGITGDLVDGRFSEKEAKPIANQNSKLLRVRLGEPFMARQGAMVAYQGNVDFAFEGGGASKFLKKALTGEGLPLMRCQGQGDVFLAERAYDVHLLNLTNSGLSISGKNVLAFSASLDWNIERVKGGSMVAGGLFNTTLRGTGWVALTTDGPPVVLNAAEAPTFADTNAVVAWSANLQTQLKTSFKAGALIGRGSGEAVQVSFYGPGFVIVQPSEGIPPVAAAH; from the coding sequence ATGACTGGACCTAATAACGGAAGCTGGCGGCCCGACCCCGAAGGACGCTACGAACACCGCTGGTGGGACGGCCAGCAGTGGACCGATCAGGTGTCGCACCAGGGGCAGGTCGTCCGGGCGCCGCTGGGCGCACCGCCTGCCGGGCCCGCGCCGCAGCATCAGCCAGGACCACCGCAGGCCGCGGTCATGGGCGGGCAACCCGCCGGCGACGGATTCTCAGGCATCACTGGCGATTTGGTCGACGGACGGTTCAGCGAGAAGGAAGCCAAACCGATCGCGAATCAGAACTCCAAGCTGCTGCGCGTGCGCCTCGGCGAACCGTTCATGGCACGCCAGGGTGCGATGGTGGCCTACCAGGGCAACGTGGACTTCGCGTTCGAGGGCGGCGGGGCGTCGAAGTTCCTCAAGAAGGCGCTGACCGGCGAGGGCCTCCCCCTGATGCGGTGCCAGGGGCAGGGCGACGTGTTCCTGGCCGAGCGCGCTTACGACGTCCATCTGCTGAACCTGACGAATTCCGGGTTGTCGATCAGCGGCAAGAACGTGCTGGCCTTTTCGGCAAGCCTCGACTGGAACATCGAGCGCGTCAAGGGCGGCAGCATGGTGGCCGGCGGGCTGTTCAATACGACATTGCGCGGTACCGGATGGGTGGCGCTGACCACCGACGGCCCACCCGTCGTACTCAACGCCGCCGAGGCACCCACGTTCGCCGACACCAACGCGGTGGTGGCATGGTCGGCGAACCTGCAGACCCAGCTCAAGACCAGTTTCAAAGCGGGAGCGCTGATCGGCCGCGGCTCAGGCGAGGCGGTTCAGGTGTCGTTTTACGGGCCGGGCTTCGTCATCGTGCAGCCATCGGAGGGCATACCGCCGGTCGCCGCGGCACACTGA